The following are encoded in a window of Dioscorea cayenensis subsp. rotundata cultivar TDr96_F1 chromosome 16, TDr96_F1_v2_PseudoChromosome.rev07_lg8_w22 25.fasta, whole genome shotgun sequence genomic DNA:
- the LOC120278658 gene encoding protein VASCULAR ASSOCIATED DEATH 1, chloroplastic-like produces MGDFLSILTRLYFHHLLEFQHTLWHQHEQFRYTRDISFLHPVKIYLGAKFDVGRRVQKFLRVYRNSHLVIETSQQISDVPYGDYFKVEGIWDVQQLSGETGCILRVYINVAFSKKTMFRGKIEQSTKDECREVYALWINNKLEDTISTNVGLGSSSEPAGDLMHNVIFEEIIETVSDKISPQSESPMTVNLEKWRSALVIFREAWASLCSYCGSQSLLPFVIAAAFLAVLILMQVSIIVILTRVPEVRIVTEGNYISGPGSYNLENAEWLERRFNYLKEEMLMLESRMERMRHEYTLLKATLQSIEKLKPKS; encoded by the exons ATGG GTGATTTTCTATCAATTCTGACCCGTTTAtattttcatcatcttttaGAGTTTCAGCACACTCTCTGGCACCAGCATGAACAGTTCAGATATACTCGTGATATATCATTCCTGCATCCAGTCAAAATATATCTTG GTGCAAAGTTTGATGTTGGTCGGAGAGTCCAAAAGTTTTTACGTGTCTATAGGAACAG CCATTTAGTGATTGAGACATCACAGCAAATCAGTGATGTGCCCTATGGTGACTACTTCAAAGTAGAG GGGATATGGGATGTGCAGCAACTCAGCGGTGAGACTGGCTGCATTCTGCGTGTGTATATTAATGTGGCATTCTCGAAGAAAACCATGTTTAGAG GCAAAATAGAGCAATCAACAAAAGATGAATGTCGAGAAGTTTATGCGCTTTGGATTAACAAT AAACTGGAAG ACACAATTTCCACTAATGTTGGATTGGGTAGCTCTTCAGAGCCAGCTGGAGATTTAATGCATAATGTGATTTTTGAAGAGATCATAGAAACTGTGTCTGATAAGATCTCTCCACAAAGTGAAAGCCCAATGACAGTGAACCTTGAAAAATGGAGATCAGCATTGGTCATTTTCAGAGAAGCATGGGCTTCACTGTGTTCATATTGTGGCAGTCAAAGTCTTCTTCCCTTCGTAATTGCTGCTGCATTTCTTGCAGTCCTCATTTTGATGCAG GTTAGCATCATAGTTATACTGACAAGAGTTCCTGAAGTCCGCATAGTTACCGAAGGAAACTATATAAGCGGCCCTGGTAGTTACAATTTAGAGAATGCAGAGTGGTTGGAGAGACGTTTCAACTACCTAAAGGAGGAAATGCTTATGTTAGAAAGTAGGATGGAGAGGATGCGCCATGAGTATACATTGTTGAAGGCAACGCTACAAAGCATTGAGAAgttaaaacccaaatcataa
- the LOC120278659 gene encoding LOW QUALITY PROTEIN: oleosin 1-like (The sequence of the model RefSeq protein was modified relative to this genomic sequence to represent the inferred CDS: inserted 1 base in 1 codon; deleted 1 base in 1 codon) has translation MAENYQQVVKAATAVVTGGSTLMLCGLTLVSTVIFLTVATPLMVIFSPVLIPAVITVCLIXLGFLVSGGFGVAGASVLYWMYRYITGKHPPGADQLDEARYKLAAKAREVKEFAQNRPQAGWSH, from the exons ATGGCGGAGAACTACCAGCAAGTGGTGAAGGCAGCGACGGCGGTGGTGACTGGAGGGTCGACGCTGATGCTGTGTGGGCTGACGCTGGTGAGCACTGTGATC TTTCTGACAGTGGCCACGCCATTGATGGTGATCTTTAGCCCTGTGCTTATCCCCGCCGTCATCACTGTTTGCTTGA TTCTCGGGTTTCTTGTTTCCGGTGGCTTCGGCGTCGCCGGCGCCTCCGTGCTCTACTGGATGTACAG GTACATAACTGGAAAACATCCTCCTGGTGCTGATCAGTTAGATGAAGCAAGGTATAAGCTGGCGGCAAAGGCAAGGGAGGTGAAGGAATTCGCTCAGAACCGGCCTCAAGCAGGCTGGTCACACTGA
- the LOC120278657 gene encoding F-box/FBD/LRR-repeat protein At1g13570-like — protein MEDRISSLPSNIIGIILMDLPLKDAVRSSILSSKWRYEWSTIPQLVFDRHSFPLPSRHALGEIVDQVLFLHSGPIEKFAFDGYTYDDSFTRVDRWLVYLSRNGLKELILNFCPTRLYQLPTTLFNCQALTFLELQDCEFILPCVSKGFINLATLVLKDITISDEYFESLISNCPLLRKLVFSDFYGCSHLKVNAPNLKELFVNGFFEDIDPRKYTIIRLLYLLAWRMADSDDSMAIVPAEKAFAAWRADA, from the exons ATGGAAGACAGAATAAGTAGTCTTCCTAGCAATATCATTGGGATCATTCTCATGGATCTTCCTTTAAAGGATGCCGTTAGATCAAGTATTTTATCTAGCAAATGGAGATATGAGTGGAGCACCATTCCGCAACTCGTATTTGATAGACATAGTTTCCCATTGCCTTCACGGCATGCACTTGGTGAAATTGTCGATCAAGTTCTCTTTCTTCACTCTGGCCCTATTGAGAAATTCGCATTTGATGGGTATACTTATGATGACAGCTTCACAAGAGTAGACAGATGGCTAGTCTACCTATCTAGAAATGGTTTGAAGGAGTTGATTCTCAACTTTTGTCCGACCCGGCTCTACCAGTTACCAACGACTCTTTTCAATTGTCAAGCATTGACCTTTTTAGAATTACAAGATTGTGAATTTATTCTTCCTTGCGTCTCCAAGGGCTTCATCAACCTTGCAACTCTGGTTCTTAAAGATATTACCATTTCTGATGAATATTTTGAGAGTTTGATATCCAACTGCCCGCTTCTGAGGAAATTGGTGTTTTCTGATTTCTATGGTTGTTCTCATCTCAAGGTGAATGCACCAAATCTGAAAGAATTGTTTGTGAATGGGTTCTTTGAAGATATAGATCCTAGAAAATACACCATCATTAGGCTACTCTATCTGTTGGCTTGGaggatg GCTGATTCTGATGATTCAATGGCGATTGTTCCAGCTGAGAAAGCTTTTGCAGCATGGAGAGCGGATGCTTGA